The following coding sequences lie in one Xiphias gladius isolate SHS-SW01 ecotype Sanya breed wild chromosome 24, ASM1685928v1, whole genome shotgun sequence genomic window:
- the LOC120785950 gene encoding lanosterol 14-alpha demethylase, translated as MSMHFYQISSKLLGDTVGKMNDNLTSIVLAASVITLTLGYISKMLLRQSSDKDLKYPPYIPSSVPFLGHAIAFGKSPIEFLENAYEKYGPVFSFTMVGKTFTYLLGSEAATLLFNSKNEDLNAEDVYSRLTTPVFGKGVAYDVPNPIFLEQKKMLKTGLNIAHFKEHVKIIEAETVEYFQRWGDSGERNLFEALSELIILTASSCLHGKEIRGMLNERVAQLYADLDGGFSHAAWLLPGWLPLPSFRKRDNAHREIKNIFFKVIQKRRRSGEKVDDILQTLIDATYKDGQPLDDNEIAGMLIGLLLAGQHTSSTTSAWMGFFLARDKALQERCYAEQRAVCGEDLPPLDFDQLKDLSLLERCLKETLRLRPPIMTMMRMARSPQTAAGYTIPVGHQVCVSPTVNHRLHDTWAERMEFNPDRYLNDNPAAGEKFAYVPFGAGRHRCIGENFAYVQIKTIWSTLLRMYDFDLVDGYFPTINYTTMIHTPHTPVIRYKRRKQ; from the exons ATGTCGATGCACTTCTATCAAATAAGCAGTAAACTGCTCGGGGACACTGTTGGGAAAATGAACGACAACCTGACCTCCATAGTTCTGGCAGCTTCTGTCATCACCCTCACCCTGGGATATATTTCCAAAATGCTGCTCAGACAGTCCTCTGACAAGGATCTG AAATATCCACCTTACATACCCTCCAGCGTCCCCTTCCTGGGTCATGCCATCGCATTTGGGAAAAGCCCCATTGAATTTCTTGAGAATGCTTATGAAAAA TACGGCCCCGTGTTCAGTTTCACCATGGTGGGGAAAACCTTCACCTACCTGCTGGGCAGCGAAGCAGCCACACTGCTTTTCAACAGCAAGAATGAGGATCTGAACGCCGAGGACGTCTACTCCAGACTGACCACCCCAGTGTTTGGCAAAGGAGTAGCCTATGATGTGCCAAACCCC ATCTTTTTGGAACAAAAGAAGATGTTGAAGACCGGACTGAACATTGCTCATTTCAAAGAACATGTGAAAATCATCGAGGCAGAGACTGTAGAGTATTTTCAGAGGTGGGGCGACAGCGGGGAGAGAA ACCTGTTTGAAGCCTTGTCCGAGCTGATCATCCTGACAGCCAGCAGCTGTCTGCATGGGAAGGAGATCCGTGGCATGCTGAACGAGCGAGTGGCCCAGCTCTACGCCGACCTGGACGGAGGATTCAGCCATGCCGCCTGGCTCCTGCCCGGCTGGCTGCCTCTGCCCAGCTTCAG GAAGAGGGACAACGCTCACAGAGAGATCAAGAACATCTTTTTCAAGGTGATTCAGAAACGCAGGAGATCTGGAGAGAAAGTGGACGACATCCTGCAGACCCTCATCGATGCCACCTACAA AGATGGACAGCCCCTGGACGATAACGAGATCGCGGGGATGCTGATCGGTCTCCTCCTGGCGGGTCAGCACACGTCCTCCACCACCAGCGCCTGGATGGGTTTCTTCCTGGCCAGAGACAAAGCTCTGCAGGAGCGCTGCTACGCCGAGCAGAGGGCTGTGTGTGGAGAGGACCTGCCTCCACTCGACTTCGATCAG CTGAAGGACCTCAGTTTGTTGGAGCGCTGTTTAAAGGAGACCCTGCGTCTCCGCCCGCCCATCATGACCATGATGAGGATGGCTCGCTCTCCTCAG acTGCAGCGGGCTACACCATCCCTGTGGGCCACCAGGTCTGCGTCTCCCCGACCGTCAACCACCGTCTGCACGACACCTGGGCGGAAAGGATGGAGTTCAACCCCGACCGCTACCTTAACGACAACCCTGCTGCAGGGGAGAAGTTTGCTTATGTGCCATTTGGAGCCG GCCGTCATCGCTGCATCGGGGAGAACTTTGCCTATGTCCAGATCAAAACCATCTGGTCCACTTTGCTGCGCATGTACGACTTTGACCTGGTGGACGGTTATTTCCCCACAATCAACTACACCACAATGATCCACACCCCTCACACCCCCGTCATCAGATACaagaggaggaaacagtga